The window TTGCTAACTAACAAAAATGTCAGCAAAGCAAAGAGCAAAGCCATGCAATGCTAACTGGAAGCTGAGAGCCTGACAGTGATGACCATCCGAGGACGAAAGGAAAGAAGAATTGATACTACAGCTTAGCTATATGGACTGTCACTACTGATTAAATTAGGCTACTTAATTActgtatatatatttctaaGCAAAGCAACTAGCTGGTACTAGTAGTGTTAAGATTAACTCCTAGTTGTGACTGGGAGGATGCCGACGAACTGAGTGGTAATCTGCAGTGAATGGCATGTGGCCATCGAAATGGATCTTGCCATCTGCATCTGCAGGAAGCTTTCTTGTTCTGAAATTCTTGCAGTTCTTCCTCCCGTTCTTGCATTTCCTCATGACAGCCTCCTGATGATCATGTTCAGCCTTCGCCGTTGCTCTGGTTACACTGACAGAGCTAGCTTGATTATCCTGCTtgtcacacaaaaaaaattcagcaaGTTAAACCTCAGATAAGTACACTGCTGTTCATCGATCCATCTCAAATCCTCAAGAGCACAAGGTGTTTTACTGAACTTACCAGCTTGGCCtgaagatggtctccaatttCATCGACTTTTCTTGCCATTGGCAGCTCTGAAAAGAGACAGTGATAATTTTGTGAGTGACAA of the Oryza sativa Japonica Group chromosome 2, ASM3414082v1 genome contains:
- the LOC4328573 gene encoding uncharacterized protein; translation: MQQLNWVSLLLLLFFMVAALSSFVATAHRELPMARKVDEIGDHLQAKLDNQASSVSVTRATAKAEHDHQEAVMRKCKNGRKNCKNFRTRKLPADADGKIHFDGHMPFTADYHSVRRHPPSHN